The proteins below come from a single Benincasa hispida cultivar B227 chromosome 4, ASM972705v1, whole genome shotgun sequence genomic window:
- the LOC120076866 gene encoding LOB domain-containing protein 22-like translates to MNICGGDCSGTAAEEGEVKDNGNLPSTACAACKFQRRKCSADCPLAPYFPAHRLQDFQNVRKLFGVKNVLKTLADLEPDNRFKAVECMIFEANCRASDLAGGCYKIIAKLQSEITLLEAQHRAVLRQLRFFRQTTAAAISQRGSILSELDFDCKPGLTSLLLDCDYLSDRLNMMENEVSFPKALTN, encoded by the coding sequence ATGAATATTTGCGGCGGAGATTGCAGCGGAACTGCCGCCGAGGAAGGCGAAGTCAAGGACAACGGCAATCTTCCGTCGACGGCTTGTGCTGCGTGCAAATTTCAGAGAAGAAAATGCTCTGCCGATTGTCCTTTGGCTCCGTATTTTCCTGCACATCGtcttcaagattttcaaaaCGTCCGCAAATTGTTCGGCGTAAAAAACGTCCTCAAAACCCTAGCCGATTTGGAGCCTGATAACAGATTTAAAGCGGTCGAGTGTATGATTTTCGAAGCAAATTGTCGCGCCAGTGATCTCGCTGGTGGTTGTTACAAAATCATCGCTAAATTACAGAGTGAAATCACGCTTCTGGAGGCTCAGCATCGTGCCGTCCTCCGTCAGCTCCGATTTTTCCGACAAACAACAGCGGCGGCGATTTCGCAACGCGGTTCGATTCTTTCGGAATTAGATTTTGATTGTAAGCCAGGGCTTACTTCTCTTTTGCTTGATTGCGATTATTTGAGTGATCGGTTGAATATGATGGAGAATGAAGTTTCTTTTCCCAAAGCCCTAACCAATTAG